TCTTGGTTCCGCCGAACACAGTGATGATAAGAAAGAATACCCACACGATTACAAGTCCATGAAGAAGACCCGCCAGTAATCCAGCCGTTTTATTAACTCCATTGAGGAGCGGAAGCTTACTGATTAAATCAAGTGCTATGCAGAGAGCCCACAAAAACGCCATGATTACAAAAAAGGTTATAACAAATGATAGTGCATTAACGATTACTCCGGCTAAATAATTATTGATATAGTCCTTGAAATTATCGATGGCTAATGCTTTGTAGATTTCTTTATTATTATTTTCAATAAGAGAATCCTTTAACGATTGTGGCAATCGTAATCCCTCAATCGTCTCGATCTCTTCATTCGATTTTACTTCCTCCTCTTCCATGGAGAGAAATTGATCTACTTTCGAAGTTATAGTGTTATAGATCTTATCGTTTCCCCTCATAAAATCATTCACCAGGGGGCTGATCCATGTAGTTAACGTAATAGCTAGAAGCATTGAAAATAGCGAAAATACTGTTTTAATAAATCCAACCTTTAAACCAATTAGTGTATTTACGGCAAGAATTATAACGATTATTAATAACATAATATTCATAGTCAGTCTCCATTCCTGCGTACGACCATGTGGTTCTCGGGCTCATATATGTCCCATTAATTCACCTGTTCTTAGTCATACCATTTTATTTAATAATTGTAAATGCCTTAGGATAAATAGTATCAATTATCCAAAAGCGAAATATAATCTTCTATTCCACCAGCGCTATGGTTGAAATCTTCTTATCACTTACTAAAAAGTAACGGTTTAAGTGATTCATGGGATAAATGTCCGTAAAATTCTTATCGAAGGTATAACGGAATTTCTCCTTGCCATTTAACTTCAGGATGATAACGCTCTGGTTATCATGCATGATGACCTCATCCCCTGCAAGATAAATCTGATGATAATCAAAGGTGAGCTCTCGCTCCAGTATTCGTTGTCCCTTATTATTATAAAGAAGCAGTCGCTTAGAAGAGGTTCCGCTTTCCTCTAGAACAATTCCTATATGTTCTTTGTCATATAATATGCTCTTTATGGTTCCATCCAGATTTTCCTCATATATCAGGTTCGGAATCTCCGGCATGGAATAGATTAAAAACCCATCTTCCTTAAATACGCACACCGTATCATTATCCAGAAATACGCTCTTCGGGATAATCATATCCTCAAACTCATACCCTCCAACAAAACGGCCTGTATAATTCTGTCCGACTTCGCCAAAATTAAGAAAGGCTACGGTATTGATTATCTCACCCTTCGTAGTCGATAGATAGCTGGTTACCAGTTTTTCTCCATCATCCGATAAGGTAATATCAATGGGAAAGCCTTCCTTACTTACATATGTTTCCTTCTCACCCAATACGGTACCATCCGTATCATATAAGATAATGTAATTAGTATCTCCCTCTTCCATTAATGCCGCAACCACTCCCTGGGAGGCAATCTCTACCTTGAGGATATTATAGAGTGTGGGAATGCTGCTAACAGCACCCTTTTCATTAAAGATATGTATTAATTTGTTGTTCTGATCCGCAATCACTACATATTTACCGCAGGTATCAACGATTGGATTAAGCATCTCATAGGAGCCATTCCAAATAAGGCTTCCATCCTTATCTATCGCCACCGCTCCATCCCTGCTATATCGAATGACGGCATTGCCATAATTTAGATATCCGACTACATTTTCACCTGTATTCTCAATTGATTTAATTTCTTCAAAGCTATGATAATCCTTATTGTTCAGTTTATATAGATAAATGGCACCAACGATTGCAATGATCAGAAGTAATACCAATATAATGAGGTTTCTAATTCTTCTTACCCTTCTCTTCCTTCTGCCATATTCTCTTAAGGATTGTTCATCAATTTCCTTAGCCATATTCCACTCCCGTTTTTTCTTTTAAAGAGATTATACCTCATTTCCATATGTATGGCACTAATTTTTTCAATTATTTAGATTTTTCAAATTCCCATATTAGTCAACTATAACCTTCCTAACACCCTTCTTAATCCTTCATCATTCTATAACTCTCATAAAAAAGGATGCTTTTTGATTAGTAATCCACCAAAGCATCCCATGTTTATTAATATTGATTTCAAGGAACAATTAGCTTCTGACCTACAAATATCAGATCCTGATTTTCTATATTATTAAGCTCCATAATCTTTGTAACCTTTGTGTAGGTATTATATAACTTAAAGCTAATCCCAGCCAAGGTATCTCCTTCTTTTACAACATAATATTTCACTTCGGGCTGTACCTCCACAGTTGTCTCTGTATCTTCCTGCGTATTTGAGGTTTCCTCCTGGTTCTTCCTGGGTTGCTCCTTTACCGGTTCCTGTGTTGGCTTCTTAGACTCTTCTTCGGCTGGAGCTACCTCATCCGTATCCTCTGCTAAATCTTCTTCCGAGATACGTTCCTCCTCTTCCGGTTGTTCGAAATCCTGCCCTTCCTGCATCGGCTCCACTTTACCGGGCATAATATCTACCTGAAGTCCCTCTTCCTCCTTACCAGCATCATTCATCTTATTGGATGTGACACTTGATGTATCCTGTTCCATAGAATCCGTGATATCCTTACTTGACACCATGTTCTGAGTAAGATAGTTTAAAGTATCCTGCATGTTTTTCATTTGGTCATAATTACTCAGCATCGCAGCACCGACCACCAACACAATGACTGCAAGCAAAGTACCGGCAGCATACATCAGACGATTGATGCTCTTTGTATCCTCCTGTACCGGCTTTTTATTCTGTATCTTAGTTCTTATTTCCTTTGAAACACGATCATCATACTCTGCTTCTGCACTTTGAGCATTTTTATGATCGATCATGTAGGTCTGCATTTCATCATTTTTTTCATAATAAACATAAAAACCATCCTGTTTACATAGACGATTGTTCTCAAAGCTTAGAAAGGCTTCTTCCTTTTCCATGTTGTCATAAGTAAGTAAGGTTTTGTCCTGACCAGCAAAGTTATCAATATGGGCTTTCAGGATCTTATCTTTGTCCTCTAAAAGATATCCGGGGCCGCCAAGGAACCAGCCAACAATCTCCATGTCAACAAAATACTTCTTAATGGTTTCATATATTTTTGTCCATGTATCGTTAGTAAATACGATGTCATTGACAGAGTCTACTTCACTAACCTCCAATGCGCCCGATATAAAGATGTTTCTGCAATTATCTATCTTAATACTCTGTCCAACGAGTACTGCGACTTTACATTTTGAAAAATCGCCTCCCACCAGCTGCTTTATGTAGGTTATAACATAATCTTCCACGTAAATCTTCTTTGTTGCATTGCTTTTCCCTATTTGCCTGACGTTTTTCGGCATACGAAAGGCTGCTTGTCCCCGTTTTGCCCGATTGTCCTCTAAATTATCGTTACTATATACCGTCTCTATCACGTAATCCACTCCTATCCTAAACGGACTGATATTATTCCTCTAAATGGTTATCCCACTTTGGACATCTCCAATCATACCATAGCATGAACAGGCTTTTTGTCATAATTGGATACCGTATGATTAAAAGTTATCAGCAGGTTTCTACGCAATATCCGTTTTTCTCGGTAAAATTTAATCTTAACCACTGCAAAATAGAGTGATTTCCTCGAAAAAGCAGTTATTTTATTCATGTTAGCCCAATTTTCTTAGAATTTTCATGTCTAATATTTTATATTTTGGAAATACTTAACCTAAGAATTTATCGGATGTGCAGGGATCTCGTTTTCTCTCACAAAGATTGAACTTAAATCAATAAGAAGGCTTAAATGAAAGGCATGGTTAATCTATGAGTATTTTTTTAAAAAGCAAAAACAGAATCTATTATTTTAATTCAGCGGAAAAAAATGCCGCTTTTGAACTCGGGAGCTCCTTATCCGAGCTTTTACGCGAGCATGTTCTTTTAAATAAAACAATTATATTTCTTTGCATAGGATCGGATCGGGCTACCGGAGATTGTCTTGGACCGATCATCGGTTATAAGCTGTCTAAATATCAAAGGTATCAGAACTTTTATGTATATGGCACCTTAGAGGAACCGGTACATGCTAAGAATCTAAAAGACACCATCGCGATGATCTATCAGACTCACGATGATGCCTTTATTATTGCCATTGATGCCTCATTAGGAAAATCCAGTCATATTGGTTATATTACATTAGGAGAGGGTTCTCTGAAGCCCGGTGCCGGTGTAGATAAGGACCTGCCGGCAGTCGGTGATATCTTTATCACCGGTATCGTGAACTTCTCCGGTATGCTTGATAACATGCTTCTTCAGACAACACGCCTGAATGTGGTAATGTCCATGGCAGATCAAATCTGTCTTGCCATCAAGCTAAGCATAAACAAGCTACGGGATGTATCTCTACAATAGCTACGTATCACTCCTCATTTGTCTGAATACAGTAATGGCCTCCGATATACTGGTTGCATTTCCGGCCTGAATAATGTTAATCAAAGCATCCAGGCGATCCGGTAACATAAGGTCTTTACCGATAAAAGGCTCATATTCACTGGCCGTTTTAATGGTTAAGGCCTTAATTTTATTCTCAGAATTAATCAGCTCCGATTTTACTCTGTCGAACTCAACCTTTAGACCATTTAGCTTCTCCTCATATATACCGTTCACTTCGTCCGCGATAATCTTATTGGTTGTATTATCAAAGGTATATAGAGCTTCTTTTTTCTGTGCTTCAATTTCACTGATTTCTTGCTTTGCCTTGGCAATCTCCTCATCAAAGTTCTGCAATCCGTAGGTGCTTTCATCCTTGTCCTTCTTAATATTTCTCTTTATGGCGGCGATAACCTTCTTGTTCTTTCTGATCTTACCGCGTATTACCCTTATCTGAAGAAGCTCCTCACGATGCCTCTCCTTCGTAAGGTTCCCTAGCAATATATAAATTCCACCAAACAGTATCACTGTAATAATATATATTATAATTAGATAAATACTCTTTTCTTCCGGTAGAAGGAAGAAATATATGCCACAGGGGATAATCAGTAATACGAATAGCAGTGTACTGAGAATAACTAGAAAATCAGTAAAACAGCCAGGGAAATATAATGCATAATACAACTTCGTATTACACAGGGACGGAATATGCTTTTGCTTTATTAATGTCTTGGCATCCAAACGAAGGCTCTGCTTATCGGCCCTGAGGGATGACGTCTCATCCTTAATCCGTTCTGAAACCTTTGCATTTTTACTCTTATCTCGACGGTCCTGGATTTTCTTAACACGGGACTGAATTTTGTCAATCTGCTTATCAAAAGCCGATTCAATTTCTTGTCGGCGCTTCTTAATCGTTGATTGTACTTCCTCTGCGATATCCTTTTCCAAACCCTGAATACTTTTTTCCAGCTGTTTCTCTTCTCCGTTCAGCATATTACTCTCGGATTGGCATCTTTCCAGTTCTAATAGGTTCTCCTTAATTTCTCTTAATGTATCCACACCACCGGATAACAAGCTTGTACCATCCATCCTTCATCCTCCCCGTGCATCAGTTGTTAATCGAATCGTTAGTAATACTATTATTTATAATATAACTGTATATCATATTTTATTAATTAATATGAATTAATTTTACTCCCTTTATACTATAGATTCAAGTATGTCTCTCTGAAGTACTGCTGATTCTGTTACATTTTCACTTGAATTATAATCCGATAGGACTTGAAATCAAAATAGGGCTGTGCATAATGAAAATGCAGGGATATGACTTACCATAATGCACTGTCGGAAGAACGCATTGCTGTATTTCGTATGAATCAGGCGAACTTAAATATTCTCATGCGAATATTTAGATTCGCATGAGAATATTAAGATTCGCATGAGACATACGAAATCAAGTAATGTGTACTTCCGTCTGTGTGTGAGGTAAGTCATATCCCTGCAAAGACATTATGCAACAGCCCACTCTATTTCACTGAATGATGAGCTTATTTATTAAATAATTCTGCTTCATTCTTTCTCTTCTTCCAGGTTACCCATAGAGGTCCGGCAATACAGATGGTTGAGTAACAACCGCTAATGGAACCTACTGCCATAGGAAGCGCAAAGGCCTGAATGGAATCAATGCTATTAATATTAGCAATGATGTATACAAGGCTTACACTGATTAATACGGCCACATTGGTATTAATGGAACGCATCATGGATTGGGTTATTGAAAGGTCCGTTATTTCTTCAACAGAATAATCAGCGAAGGTTTTACTATTTTCTCTGATACGGTCATAGATTACGATGGTATCATTAATGGAGTAACCAATAATACTCAGCGCCACCGCAACAAAGGAGTCTCCGATGGGGATCTGGAAAATAACACAGGTAAAGAACACCACCATAACGTCATGTAACAGCGCTACAATCGCCATTACACCGGCTGAAAGTCCGCCCATCATCTTAAATCGAATCCATACATATACCAGTACCAAAGCAGTGGAAAGTAAGATGGCAATCAAACCATTCCGTAAGAATTTCTGTCCAAAGAAGGCTTCAACCATGGCTGATTCCGATAACTCCAGCTGTGCTTCTGGAAACTTTTCCTTTAAGGTAGCATCAAAAACCTTTTGTTCCTTAGCATCAATACCGTAATTTCCAGCTATATTGAAGATCAGCCTATTGGCTCCGGTAGCAAGATCCGAGGTAATCTGAGTTGAAACCGGGCGATTTAATAATTCCGTAGCAACATCGGCCGCTTCATCCGCATTGATTTCACCCTGATAGTTATACTTCAGGATCGCACCGCCCTTAAACTGAATGTCCAGTTGCACTCCATTGATAAATACGAAAATAGTACCGATTACCATAATACTGATCGAAATACAGAAGAATATCCAGCGTTTCTTATAAAATCCTATTATTTTGTCCTGATTCATAATGACACCCTCCTAGACAAGCAGGTATAAAGTGCTGGCTTCCGTAAGAATTTATATGAGCTCAGTGACTTGATCATAAGTCTGGAGGCAGTTACACCCGCAATAAAGTTGAATACAATACCAATAAATAAGGAATAAGCAAAGGAAGCCAACGCACCGGAACCAAAAATCATCAGGATAAACGCAACAATTAACACGGTAATATTGCCGTCAAATACTGACGAAAATGCATTTTGGAAACCAGCAGCAATAGCAGATTCTACGCTTTTTCCGGCCTTGATTTCTTCACTAATTCGTTCTGAAATAATAACATTAGCATCAACGCCCATACCCATGGACAAGATAATTCCGGCAATACCGGTAAGTGTCAGTGACATCTGAGGTATGGACAAGGATAATATTTGTCCTGCCATCTGAATTGTAAGCGAAATACAAGCCACAAAGCCCGGAAGGCGATAATACCCAATTAACAGAACACAGATTATACAATATGCAATGAGACCTGCCTGAAGCATAACACCCAGAGCACCGGAGCCTAAGGATGGGCTTATTGTCGAATAATTCTTCGTCACCATGGAAAATGGCAATGCACCGGAATTAATCTTATCGGCTAATTTACGTGCCTCATCATAGCTCTTCATATTCGTAATCATGGCGGAACCGGATGAAATATGCTGTTCCACTGTAGCAGTCTGAATTTCAGTTTCATCCATATAAATGCTTATGTTTTGTCCAATCAGCTTCTTCGTTGCATCACTGAATAATTTGGATCCTTCTTCATTAAACTCTAAGCTTACAATAAATCCTCCGGTACTTGGATTCTGACCCGGAGACGCTTTCTTTACCTGGTTTCCTACCAGAATTGTTGATCCATCCGGTCCAACAAATCGAAGCTGAGCGGTCTCTCCAAGCTCTGCGATAGCCGCTTCCGGATTAAACTCTTTTTCATCCGCTTTCCACGGGAAGCGTACAATTACATATCCATTCTCTTTATCAATCGTCACATCACGATCCATGATGTTCTTATTATCAAGACGTAACTCGATAATAGCACGTGCTGCCTCTAATTCATCACCGGTAGGCTTACGTCCTAAATCAACCGGCTGATATACCGCATCCACACCACCTCTGATATCCATACCATAACGCATATCAGGTGCTCCAAGAATCTTTGAATCACCAAGATTCAGTCCGAAGGCCGCAGTGTATACCATTAATAAAGCAACTATAACAACAAGAAAAAATACTGGCTTTCTTTTATTCATCTTTATTATCCTTTCATAGTTTATTGTTATGTCAAAAGCCTGGCTTTGGCGGAGCATGTCCACCACTTAATATGGCTATTTCCGAAATACTCTGCTCATACCTTCGATAGAGTAGCTCAGAGCATAGAAGCAATACTCCCAAGGCAGCTATGATAAGGCATAAATCTTCTATTATCAGCCCCATCGGTCGCTTAGAATTCAGCAAATAATCATTGATTATCTGACGTTTTTCTACCTCGTTCCGTATAGCATTTTTTAAATACTCCTTCATTATTCTGGATATGTCCTTCGATATCGGAAGTGCAACACCGTCAGCGTTAATCTCCGAATTCAGAACCTCTCCATGCTTCTCTGTATATACAAGGGGTACAATAAACATATAAAGAATCAGGAAAAGACTCATACATACATTACCTGCTTTATGAGATCTCTTATTCTGTTTCCTTTTCAGCACGTTCTTTCACCCCTTTATCATCCATCTATATAGGAATAGCTATCTTTGCTATTCATTAAAAGACTCGCGGTTTCTCGCGAGACAATTCATACTACACTAAAATAACACAAATAAAGCTATTTGTATATAAGTAAATTTCTTTCCAAGCTTATATGTTACCGTTCTGCCTCAGTGAGAAGCAAATAGGTGACAAGCTCCAATATACCGGAAAAATTCATGAATAATATGATTATTGAACCTATGCAATAATAAGAGTGAACCAGAAATAAGAATAATCCAAATATAGAACACCTGAAAATACTATATGATTCACTACTACTTCTTCTTTACATAAAACTTGCAGCAAGGGTCTCCCTGTAGGATGGATTGCAGTAATTCCACCTCCACATTATCTTTCCCAAAGATATTCTCCCAGTTGTACAATAAGCTTTGTCTGGAGCATTCACATAAATGAGGTGATTTTACAAAATCCTGTTGAACCAGATCACAGGCACAGTATTTGTATGTAATCAAATAAGAATCGCCATCCTTTTTTTCAATTGTCAATTCCGGAAATGCGCTTCTTAACAACTCCAGGAACTCTTCCTCATTTTTCGCATTGCTCTTAGCATATAAATAAATTTCTTTTGTATAAGATTCAGCACATGCTTTACCACACTCTTTGAATATTCTACTCTTACTTTCTTCATCCAATGTCATAACTGCATTCTCAAAACCTTGAAACCAATACTTTAAAAATTTATCCATGTCTCCTCCTACAACGGTTATCTTTCGATTATATAAAGAATACTGATTATATCCTAATGTAATAATAATACAATATTTGATAACAGATTGCGAAGAGTAATAATACCTATATTGGTCTATTTTGCAGCTACATTGGTCACTTTATTCTGATATTATCCGATATCCATCCCTGGACAATGCTTCCACTGCTTTAGTCACATCCTGATCCTTGATCAATATATAATCCGTATCGTAGGTTGAAATTGCAAATATGCTTATGCTTTGCTGCGCTAAAACCGTACTGACTGATGACAATATCCCAATCAATGAAAAATCCAGTGGTCCGACAATCTGAAGAGTTCTCCAGTTGCCTTCGCATTGGATATCACTCGGAACGCTCTCCTGTGTACATACAATAGAGAGCTCCTCTTTAGTCTTTGTAATAGAATAAAAATTCCTGGTATCAATCCAGCTGGGTACACTTTCCTCCGGCTTAAGACGGCACACCGCAAAGCTGTTATTCAATAGTCTTAGCGTTAGATTTTTTTCTGACATGGCTTCTCCTTTATTACATCTATTTATTACATCTGTTTTCTTACGATCCTATATTCATCCTGTAATTGATAATGTGGGCAGTGATCCATCGTATTACTTAGAAAGCGACTCATCTCATCCTCATCTAAATAGACCTGACACACATAGCAATCATATTCCTCATCATACATATAGTTCATGCAATTATCACAGCTGTTTCCTGCCATTTCAATCCTCCTGACCTACAACTATCAGTATCATTCTTCTATTCTGAATACGTCATATATTTTAGCATTGATGTCCTTGGAATACAACCGACTATTTCACCCTTCCGGCCATGGGATGATCTTCATGAAACTCAACCAGATCCCATAGGTTGCCATATAGATCCTCGAATACAGCCACCGTCCCATAGTCCTGCTCCTTTGGCTCTCTGATGAAGTGAATACCCCGCTCTTTCATCTCCTGATAATCCCTCCAAAAATCATCGGTTCCCAGAAACAGAAAAACCCTTCCTCCTGCCTGATTTCCGATGAATGGAGTTTGCTCCGGCTTTGACGCTCTTGCCAGAAGAATTGTGGTTCCATTGGATCCTGGTGGCGATACTACTACCCATCGTTTATCCTGTTCTGGCTGATAGGTATCTTCCACTAAGGTAAAATGCAGCTTCTTTGTATAAAACTCGATTGCTTCATCGTAATCACGAACTACCAGAGCAATATGAACAACTGACTGTATCATATTTATCCCTCCCTGACTTTTTTATATCCATCTTAATTGGCATGTTGTCACATTACATCATTCCTATTAAATAACTTAATTGGATTTTGAATCAGTCATCATCCTCATAATTCTTCGAAAACTCCTTCTCATGCTTTTTGAAAAAGTCATAGTAGGTACGTACATTCTCCAGCTCCGTCCAACGCCTCATCATAACCGGATTCTCATCCAGGTTATAAATTCGTGCTCCTTTCATAGCAAGCAGGAATGGTGAATGGGTGGATATAATGAATTGACAACCAAAAAATCGCGCCGAATCCTCAATAAAAGACATTAATTCCATTTGACGCTTTGGCGAAAGGCTGTTTTCCGGCTCATCTAATAGGTAAAGTCCATTCTCGCCGATTTTTTCTGTGAAATACAGAAACGCACTTTCGCCATTGGAATACTCACGAACATTGTCAATCAATTCGCCTCTGACAAAGCGAGATTGCGTCTTTCTTCTGGCGTTATTCACCTTCTTAAGCTGTTCATAATCCGCCATGGATTGCATCTGAAACTGAGAATACTTTGCATCCAGATATTCCTCAAACAGCTCTTCACGCTTCAAATCAATTCCCTCATTGAGATTGCGAATATTCAGCATATAGTCAAATACATCATCGCTGGTAATAATTCGGCTGTTATCCGGAATATCCTCTTCTATATTCATACTACATAGCTTTACATAGTCCGGAAAGAAATTCGATTTATTAAATATAGAATCCCTTTTTACACCTATCTTCTCTGCTATTACATTCAAAGCTGTCGTTTTCCCCGAGCCATTTCCTCCATATAATATGGTAATCGGTGCAAAATCCAGCCGATCCAGGTCATGATTAGAAAGTATCTTAAAGGGGTAAAACGAATCATAGCAGGTTCTTTGAATACTCAGGAAAAAGCTAAATTCTGTATCCGCATTTGGAAATGTAAAGCTACTTAAATAAACCATATTCTACTCCTATTATAACTGTAATTGATCTATAGGGCTCCTGAAGACAGCATATTCTTAAGCTGATTAAAATCGTCGACCACATTACCTTCATAGGATACATGTCTGCTATTGAGCATAACCGCATTCATTCCGATTTTGCTTGCAGCATATAAAAATCTCTCTCTGTCATCTACATAGAGACATTCCTCTGCCTTGCATCCTAGTTGCTCTATTGTAAGCCGAAAGATACGCTCATCGGGCTTTTTTATTTTCAAATCCCCGCTTATACTAATCACATCAAAGTATTGATTAATGTCGAATTTCTCTCGAAGATACTTACTCCATTGGCTGGAGTCATTTGATATAATAGCCAGCTTATAGTGATCCCTTACAGACGTTATAAAATCAAGGAAGCCATCATTTAACTCTAACGTGTCTAAATATTCTTTTTCAATTTTCTCTATATCTCCTTGAAAGCCAAGTCTTTCCCATACCT
The nucleotide sequence above comes from Variimorphobacter saccharofermentans. Encoded proteins:
- a CDS encoding CvpA family protein: MNIMLLIIVIILAVNTLIGLKVGFIKTVFSLFSMLLAITLTTWISPLVNDFMRGNDKIYNTITSKVDQFLSMEEEEVKSNEEIETIEGLRLPQSLKDSLIENNNKEIYKALAIDNFKDYINNYLAGVIVNALSFVITFFVIMAFLWALCIALDLISKLPLLNGVNKTAGLLAGLLHGLVIVWVFFLIITVFGGTKIGQQALEMIGESEILSFIYNNNLLLKFITSATKMLL
- a CDS encoding DUF5711 family protein yields the protein MAKEIDEQSLREYGRRKRRVRRIRNLIILVLLLIIAIVGAIYLYKLNNKDYHSFEEIKSIENTGENVVGYLNYGNAVIRYSRDGAVAIDKDGSLIWNGSYEMLNPIVDTCGKYVVIADQNNKLIHIFNEKGAVSSIPTLYNILKVEIASQGVVAALMEEGDTNYIILYDTDGTVLGEKETYVSKEGFPIDITLSDDGEKLVTSYLSTTKGEIINTVAFLNFGEVGQNYTGRFVGGYEFEDMIIPKSVFLDNDTVCVFKEDGFLIYSMPEIPNLIYEENLDGTIKSILYDKEHIGIVLEESGTSSKRLLLYNNKGQRILERELTFDYHQIYLAGDEVIMHDNQSVIILKLNGKEKFRYTFDKNFTDIYPMNHLNRYFLVSDKKISTIALVE
- a CDS encoding LysM peptidoglycan-binding domain-containing protein codes for the protein MIETVYSNDNLEDNRAKRGQAAFRMPKNVRQIGKSNATKKIYVEDYVITYIKQLVGGDFSKCKVAVLVGQSIKIDNCRNIFISGALEVSEVDSVNDIVFTNDTWTKIYETIKKYFVDMEIVGWFLGGPGYLLEDKDKILKAHIDNFAGQDKTLLTYDNMEKEEAFLSFENNRLCKQDGFYVYYEKNDEMQTYMIDHKNAQSAEAEYDDRVSKEIRTKIQNKKPVQEDTKSINRLMYAAGTLLAVIVLVVGAAMLSNYDQMKNMQDTLNYLTQNMVSSKDITDSMEQDTSSVTSNKMNDAGKEEEGLQVDIMPGKVEPMQEGQDFEQPEEEERISEEDLAEDTDEVAPAEEESKKPTQEPVKEQPRKNQEETSNTQEDTETTVEVQPEVKYYVVKEGDTLAGISFKLYNTYTKVTKIMELNNIENQDLIFVGQKLIVP
- the yyaC gene encoding spore protease YyaC yields the protein MSIFLKSKNRIYYFNSAEKNAAFELGSSLSELLREHVLLNKTIIFLCIGSDRATGDCLGPIIGYKLSKYQRYQNFYVYGTLEEPVHAKNLKDTIAMIYQTHDDAFIIAIDASLGKSSHIGYITLGEGSLKPGAGVDKDLPAVGDIFITGIVNFSGMLDNMLLQTTRLNVVMSMADQICLAIKLSINKLRDVSLQ
- the secF gene encoding protein translocase subunit SecF, encoding MNQDKIIGFYKKRWIFFCISISIMVIGTIFVFINGVQLDIQFKGGAILKYNYQGEINADEAADVATELLNRPVSTQITSDLATGANRLIFNIAGNYGIDAKEQKVFDATLKEKFPEAQLELSESAMVEAFFGQKFLRNGLIAILLSTALVLVYVWIRFKMMGGLSAGVMAIVALLHDVMVVFFTCVIFQIPIGDSFVAVALSIIGYSINDTIVIYDRIRENSKTFADYSVEEITDLSITQSMMRSINTNVAVLISVSLVYIIANINSIDSIQAFALPMAVGSISGCYSTICIAGPLWVTWKKRKNEAELFNK
- the secD gene encoding protein translocase subunit SecD → MNKRKPVFFLVVIVALLMVYTAAFGLNLGDSKILGAPDMRYGMDIRGGVDAVYQPVDLGRKPTGDELEAARAIIELRLDNKNIMDRDVTIDKENGYVIVRFPWKADEKEFNPEAAIAELGETAQLRFVGPDGSTILVGNQVKKASPGQNPSTGGFIVSLEFNEEGSKLFSDATKKLIGQNISIYMDETEIQTATVEQHISSGSAMITNMKSYDEARKLADKINSGALPFSMVTKNYSTISPSLGSGALGVMLQAGLIAYCIICVLLIGYYRLPGFVACISLTIQMAGQILSLSIPQMSLTLTGIAGIILSMGMGVDANVIISERISEEIKAGKSVESAIAAGFQNAFSSVFDGNITVLIVAFILMIFGSGALASFAYSLFIGIVFNFIAGVTASRLMIKSLSSYKFLRKPALYTCLSRRVSL
- a CDS encoding ACT domain-containing protein, with translation MSEKNLTLRLLNNSFAVCRLKPEESVPSWIDTRNFYSITKTKEELSIVCTQESVPSDIQCEGNWRTLQIVGPLDFSLIGILSSVSTVLAQQSISIFAISTYDTDYILIKDQDVTKAVEALSRDGYRIISE
- a CDS encoding DUF6472 family protein; translated protein: MAGNSCDNCMNYMYDEEYDCYVCQVYLDEDEMSRFLSNTMDHCPHYQLQDEYRIVRKQM
- a CDS encoding VOC family protein, which encodes MIQSVVHIALVVRDYDEAIEFYTKKLHFTLVEDTYQPEQDKRWVVVSPPGSNGTTILLARASKPEQTPFIGNQAGGRVFLFLGTDDFWRDYQEMKERGIHFIREPKEQDYGTVAVFEDLYGNLWDLVEFHEDHPMAGRVK
- a CDS encoding AAA family ATPase, coding for MVYLSSFTFPNADTEFSFFLSIQRTCYDSFYPFKILSNHDLDRLDFAPITILYGGNGSGKTTALNVIAEKIGVKRDSIFNKSNFFPDYVKLCSMNIEEDIPDNSRIITSDDVFDYMLNIRNLNEGIDLKREELFEEYLDAKYSQFQMQSMADYEQLKKVNNARRKTQSRFVRGELIDNVREYSNGESAFLYFTEKIGENGLYLLDEPENSLSPKRQMELMSFIEDSARFFGCQFIISTHSPFLLAMKGARIYNLDENPVMMRRWTELENVRTYYDFFKKHEKEFSKNYEDDD
- a CDS encoding HAD family hydrolase; translation: MKAIVLDMYGVIIKQTGDDFAPHVQQTFPNLTIDDIYTHWFKADVGEITSLEVWERLGFQGDIEKIEKEYLDTLELNDGFLDFITSVRDHYKLAIISNDSSQWSKYLREKFDINQYFDVISISGDLKIKKPDERIFRLTIEQLGCKAEECLYVDDRERFLYAASKIGMNAVMLNSRHVSYEGNVVDDFNQLKNMLSSGAL